A single region of the Lycium barbarum isolate Lr01 chromosome 2, ASM1917538v2, whole genome shotgun sequence genome encodes:
- the LOC132628541 gene encoding uncharacterized protein LOC132628541, translated as MSVQIPKEDFEAQSSLNPEQEQAFKIILQAMDCGRDGLFFVDGPKGTGKTFLYHALLANVRSRRMIALATATSGVAASILPGGRTAHSRFEIPRQTNESSMTNMSKQSGASKLIRKAKLLIWDEAPMAKWKIIETADRSFRDIMDIDKPFGGKVMVFGGDFRQVLPSVPKSARAETVNASLVKSYLWPLMEKIQFTRNMRARTDPTFSEFLLFVGNGEEPTIRDNLIRLPEQLTVKCGSDGIAEESLIDKIFPLLQENASAAKYVTERAFLASRNEHVDKLNEKLITMFPGERKTFISFASAEDDTNNYYQEEYLNTLTPNGLPPHRYSDK; from the coding sequence ATGTCCGTCCAAATACCGAAAGAAGATTTTGAAGCACAATCAAGTCTAAATCCTGAACAAGAGCAAGCTTTCAAAATAATATTGCAGGCGATGGATTGTGGAAGGGATGGATTATTCTTTGTCGATGGACCTAAAGGAACTGGAAAAACATTCTTGTATCATGCATTGCTGGCCAACGTTAGATCCAGACGTATGATTGCCTTGGCAACAGCAACCAGTGGCGTAGCAGCTTCAATTTTACCGGGAGGACGTACAGCTCACTCGAGGTTTGAGATTCCCCGTCAAACAAATGAATCGTCCATGACAAATATGTCAAAACAAAGTGGTGCTTCCAAATTGATTAGAAAAGCAAAACTACTTATATGGGATGAAGCGCCAATGGCCAAGTGGAAAATAATAGAAACTGCTGACAGGAGCTTTAGAGATATAATGGACATTGATAAGCCTTTTGGCGGGAAAGTTATGGTTTTTGGAGGAGATTTCCGTCAGGTATTACCTAGTGTCCCAAAATCTGCAAGAGCAGAAACTGTTAACGCAAGCTTAGTGAAATCATATCTCTGGCCTTTGATGGAAAAGATCCAGTTTACCAGAAATATGAGAGCAAGAACTGATCCAACATTTAGTGAGTTCTTACTTTTTGTCGGTAACGGAGAAGAGCCAACAATAAGAGACAATTTGATCCGCCTCCCAGAACAATTGACTGTCAAGTGTGGTAGTGATGGAATCGCTGAAGAAAGCTTAATAGACAAAATATTCCCATTGCTGCAAGAAAATGCAAGCGCTGCAAAATATGTAACAGAGCGGGCTTTCCTAGCAAGCAGAAATGAGCATGTTGATAAACTAAATGAGAAGTTAATAACCATGTTCCCAGGTGAAAGGAAAACATTCATTAGTTTTGCCTCTGCAGAAGATGACACCAACAACTATTATCAAGAAGAATATCTAAATACTTTAACACCAAATGGTCTCCCACCACATAGGTATTCAGACAAATAG